One Polynucleobacter necessarius genomic window, CTAATGAAAGTATTGATCTAGTAGCGCTGCCTCACGTTCTAGAGTTTGCTGCAGATCCCCATCAAATTCTGCGCGAGGTCGATCGCGTCTTACGTCCTGAGGGACGGCTAGTTATTTCAGGATTCAATCCCGCAAGCTTGTGGGGGGCGCGCCAATATCTAAGTCGCTTAATTGGCACCCCTTACCTTCCGCGCGATGGCCAATTTATTAGCTTGATACGCGTGAAAGACTGGTTACAACTACTTAATTACTCCTTGGATCGGGGGCATTTTGGTTGTTATAAATTCCCGCTCCATGGGGGGGCAGCCATGAACCGCATGGACTTTCTGGAGCCCATGGGCAATCGTTGGTGGCCGATCTTTGGGGCAGTCTTTCTGGTTTCTGCCATCAAGCGCCACAAGGGCATGCGACTTATTGGCAAAGTGCAATCGGTTCGCATGCCGACTATCACACAGCTGAGTCCTGCCGCGGAGCGAAACACCTTGCGAGATATCCTGAACAATTCTCAGAAGCAGTAAATTACAGTGATGCCTGAACATACTACTGTCACCCCTCCCCATATCGTTATCTATACCGATGGCGCATGCAAGGGCAATCCTGGTCCCGGCGGATGGGGTGCTGTTCTACGTTCTGGTGATCATGAAAAGCAAATTCATGGAGGCGAAAAGCTCACCACGAACAATCGCATGGAAATTAGCGCTGTGATCTTTGCTCTTCGAGCCCTAAAGCAGCCCAGTTCAGTGGAGATCTGGACTGACTCTCAATATGTCCAAAAAGGCGTCACCGAATGGCTCGAGGGGTGGAAAAAACAGGGCTGGCGAACAGCCAGCAAAGATC contains:
- a CDS encoding class I SAM-dependent methyltransferase is translated as MIPTSPIPSQPSAPPWSSWEKWLQSPPGRYVLRWEQRCFDQIVGDVFGFHAMQIGLPQMNALSKNRMPLHALLLHTNDNREYANRFQWHLIDGCSSELPFANESIDLVALPHVLEFAADPHQILREVDRVLRPEGRLVISGFNPASLWGARQYLSRLIGTPYLPRDGQFISLIRVKDWLQLLNYSLDRGHFGCYKFPLHGGAAMNRMDFLEPMGNRWWPIFGAVFLVSAIKRHKGMRLIGKVQSVRMPTITQLSPAAERNTLRDILNNSQKQ
- the rnhA gene encoding ribonuclease HI, with the protein product MPEHTTVTPPHIVIYTDGACKGNPGPGGWGAVLRSGDHEKQIHGGEKLTTNNRMEISAVIFALRALKQPSSVEIWTDSQYVQKGVTEWLEGWKKQGWRTASKDPVKNADLWQELDALLPNHEISWHWVRGHNGHPGNELVDQLANKGVERFLA